In one window of Chloroflexota bacterium DNA:
- a CDS encoding 4Fe-4S binding protein, with amino-acid sequence MDFPWKIEWNSETCIRCGSCVATCTFGAIKPQLQRKSQTLSTGHLPNPVESSQIIMAIKQVNDPKSYCRGCSMCEKVCPTNSIRPIENEHNRFPLVARHGASPIKRGGRGHGMPHRVLDYIKVGRISQMTDPSLDAARHTFDILTPLGRGLPADELPLKIENGKLVANGWTPPIRWIYPVLIGDMSVGALSWRMWEALALAVAYLNEECGMPVRMSSGEGGMPSRLLKSEYLKYFIIQIASGHFGWNRIIKAMPEMVTDPAAILIKIGQGAKPGDGGLLPAEKVAPHIQAIRGVPKADLMSPPNHQGLYSIEESVQKMFLSMNAAFKFRVPVAIKVAASSTSVAVFNNLVRDPYHIVGGFFLDGIQGGTGAAHEVNLDHSGHPILSKLRDCYLAAVEQGKQGQIPLFVGGGFGDSGDLAADAFKAICLGANGVFSAKIWLQLAGCVGNEKGRCNACNTGHCPVGICTQDPRLVARLDVDAVAQNIVDYFLALDQELKKLMAPIGNSTLPVGRSDALVAMDKEIGERLNVAYAC; translated from the coding sequence ATGGATTTTCCGTGGAAGATCGAATGGAATTCCGAGACGTGCATTCGTTGCGGCTCGTGCGTCGCGACGTGCACGTTCGGCGCGATCAAACCGCAACTGCAACGCAAAAGTCAAACGCTCAGCACCGGTCATCTGCCCAATCCGGTTGAATCGTCTCAGATCATTATGGCGATCAAGCAGGTGAACGACCCGAAATCCTATTGTCGCGGTTGCTCGATGTGCGAAAAAGTCTGTCCGACGAATTCGATTCGTCCGATTGAAAATGAACACAATCGCTTTCCACTCGTCGCGCGTCACGGCGCATCGCCGATCAAACGCGGCGGGCGCGGACACGGCATGCCGCATCGCGTTCTCGATTACATCAAGGTCGGGCGCATCAGCCAGATGACCGATCCCTCGCTCGACGCCGCGCGGCACACGTTCGATATTCTCACGCCGCTCGGACGCGGTTTGCCGGCGGATGAACTGCCGCTCAAAATCGAAAACGGCAAACTCGTCGCGAATGGTTGGACGCCGCCGATTCGTTGGATCTATCCGGTATTGATCGGCGATATGTCGGTTGGCGCACTATCGTGGCGCATGTGGGAGGCGCTCGCGCTCGCGGTGGCGTACCTCAATGAGGAATGCGGGATGCCAGTGCGAATGAGTTCCGGCGAAGGCGGGATGCCGTCGCGATTATTGAAATCCGAGTACCTGAAATATTTCATCATTCAAATCGCGAGCGGACACTTTGGCTGGAATCGTATCATCAAAGCGATGCCGGAGATGGTGACCGATCCCGCCGCGATTCTCATCAAGATCGGGCAAGGCGCGAAACCCGGCGACGGTGGTTTGCTCCCCGCCGAAAAAGTCGCACCGCACATTCAAGCGATTCGCGGCGTGCCGAAAGCCGACCTGATGAGTCCGCCGAATCATCAAGGTTTGTACAGCATCGAAGAGTCGGTGCAAAAAATGTTTCTCAGCATGAACGCGGCATTCAAGTTCCGCGTGCCGGTCGCGATCAAGGTCGCGGCGAGTTCGACGAGCGTCGCCGTGTTCAACAATCTCGTGCGCGATCCGTACCACATCGTCGGCGGCTTTTTCCTCGACGGTATTCAGGGCGGCACGGGCGCGGCGCACGAAGTCAATCTCGATCACAGCGGTCATCCGATTCTGAGCAAACTGCGCGATTGTTATCTCGCGGCAGTCGAGCAAGGCAAGCAGGGACAAATTCCGCTGTTCGTCGGCGGCGGGTTTGGCGATAGCGGCGATCTCGCGGCAGACGCGTTCAAAGCGATTTGTCTCGGCGCGAACGGTGTGTTCTCGGCGAAGATTTGGTTGCAACTTGCCGGGTGTGTCGGCAACGAAAAAGGTCGTTGCAACGCGTGCAACACCGGGCATTGTCCCGTCGGCATCTGCACCCAGGACCCGCGCCTCGTCGCGCGGCTTGATGTGGATGCAGTCGCGCAAAATATCGTTGACTATTTCCTCGCGCTCGATCAAGAGTTGAAAAAATTGATGGCGCCCATCGGCAACTCGACCTTGCCCGTCGGTCGCAGCGATGCGCTCGTAGCGATGGACAAGGAAATCGGCGAACGGCTGAACGTCGCGTATGCGTGTTAG
- a CDS encoding DUF1016 family protein has protein sequence MDQTSFRGKTFTHDDVLNAMERFDREFRASFPEKRWVTYAIKCNAKIYPPKQIMRLVTGLNDLGSGGRPVNSRFEDLGFTIVILDENESITPDGGQVEDAETEIAFSLEYDLENSLVANLSQIEKGLRLYKERGIVGQQVDAQAAGRIDLLAIDANNDLVVIELKAGEADRQVCGQIQAYMGWVKENLAGEKKVRGIIIANDFTARATYAAKVVPDLNLKKYNISFKFTDM, from the coding sequence ATGGACCAGACATCCTTTCGTGGCAAGACATTCACTCACGACGATGTACTAAATGCGATGGAACGTTTTGACAGAGAATTTCGCGCATCATTCCCGGAAAAGCGTTGGGTAACCTATGCGATTAAGTGCAACGCCAAGATTTACCCACCGAAACAAATCATGCGGCTTGTGACCGGGCTGAATGATTTGGGTAGCGGAGGAAGACCGGTAAACTCCCGTTTTGAAGATTTGGGATTTACGATTGTCATTTTGGATGAGAACGAATCTATTACGCCAGATGGTGGACAGGTTGAAGATGCAGAGACGGAAATCGCCTTTTCGCTTGAATATGATCTGGAAAATTCGCTGGTCGCCAATTTATCCCAAATCGAAAAAGGACTGCGTCTCTACAAAGAAAGAGGGATTGTTGGTCAACAGGTAGACGCACAAGCGGCTGGACGCATTGATCTTTTAGCCATTGATGCCAATAATGACTTGGTTGTGATCGAACTCAAAGCCGGGGAAGCAGATCGGCAGGTATGCGGGCAAATCCAAGCCTACATGGGTTGGGTGAAGGAGAATTTGGCGGGTGAGAAAAAAGTGCGGGGGATTATTATTGCAAATGACTTTACAGCAAGGGCAACTTATGCGGCTAAAGTCGTGCCAGACCTCAATCTAAAAAAATACAATATCAGTTTCAAATTTACAGACATGTAA
- a CDS encoding glutamate synthase — protein sequence MCRMAAIKSKEPVPPVLLLRMMLAMQKGHDNSGFAMVMQDLGGAFAEFKKFPLLSMACTSQGLERAEEILEGLGFSPKFDYQPDVVADDSLDFKRMPHYIFRNYRYPEPLNVYHDQPTPEQKQLLLTTRLKLREALTHDKQGFIYSFWPDVLTLKEVGDPRDIGTYFQMWNEDHWLKARVVSAQCRQNTNYKIVRYAAHPFFLEGYTLMGNGENTFYQKNKEFQQRLHPAYIGFESDTQCFLYTLHYVLEELQWPLQYYKHVITPLTFEEMQTRPDANVLMRIRQSLMHLEINGPNTVVFVMPNHQMGVIADAKKLRPYVIGRDGDMVVSASEVCGVNMVIPNRDYEQDLYPGERETVLINNALEVERWQQ from the coding sequence ATGTGCCGAATGGCGGCGATAAAATCAAAGGAACCGGTACCGCCCGTTTTGCTGTTGCGGATGATGCTCGCGATGCAAAAGGGTCACGACAATTCCGGTTTCGCGATGGTGATGCAAGACCTCGGCGGCGCGTTCGCCGAGTTTAAAAAATTTCCACTCCTCTCGATGGCATGCACCTCGCAGGGGCTGGAACGCGCGGAAGAGATTCTCGAAGGGCTGGGCTTTTCGCCCAAGTTCGATTATCAGCCGGACGTGGTTGCGGATGATTCGCTCGATTTCAAGCGGATGCCGCATTACATCTTTCGCAACTATCGCTACCCGGAACCGCTCAACGTCTATCACGATCAACCGACGCCCGAACAGAAACAACTCTTGCTTACCACGCGGCTGAAACTGCGCGAGGCGCTCACACACGACAAGCAAGGTTTCATCTATTCGTTCTGGCCCGACGTGTTGACGCTGAAAGAAGTCGGCGATCCGCGCGACATTGGCACGTACTTTCAGATGTGGAACGAAGACCACTGGCTCAAGGCGCGCGTCGTCTCCGCGCAGTGTCGCCAAAACACGAATTACAAAATCGTGCGTTACGCCGCGCATCCGTTCTTCCTCGAAGGATACACCTTGATGGGCAACGGCGAGAACACGTTTTACCAAAAGAACAAGGAATTTCAACAGCGACTCCATCCCGCATACATCGGCTTTGAATCCGACACCCAGTGTTTTCTCTACACCCTGCACTATGTCCTCGAAGAATTGCAGTGGCCCCTCCAGTACTACAAGCATGTGATTACCCCGCTGACGTTTGAAGAAATGCAAACGCGTCCCGACGCGAATGTGTTGATGCGGATTCGCCAATCGCTCATGCACCTCGAAATCAACGGACCGAACACCGTCGTCTTTGTGATGCCGAACCATCAAATGGGCGTCATTGCCGACGCGAAAAAATTGCGCCCGTACGTCATCGGTCGCGATGGCGATATGGTCGTGTCCGCGTCCGAAGTGTGCGGCGTCAACATGGTGATTCCGAATCGCGATTACGAACAAGACCTTTATCCCGGCGAACGCGAGACCGTGCTCATCAACAACGCGCTGGAGGTGGAACGATGGCAGCAGTAA
- a CDS encoding dTMP kinase gives MSLFITFEGPEGSGKTTQARLFAEYLQARGRAVLLTREPGGTAISEQIREVILSTRNLAMQNETEALLFSAARAQIVAELIRPALAAGKIVVCDRYADSTLAYQGYGLGLDLDALRAITRFATGGLVPDRTFYVDVPVEVGLERRHRGETNRLDHKAVAYHTRVRDGFLALVKAEPQRWIVVDGTPGIEIVQQEIQRHAKRSFDFGF, from the coding sequence TTGTCTCTTTTTATCACTTTCGAAGGTCCCGAGGGAAGCGGCAAGACAACGCAAGCGCGCTTGTTCGCCGAGTATCTGCAAGCGCGCGGGCGCGCGGTGTTGCTCACCCGCGAGCCGGGCGGCACGGCGATCAGCGAGCAAATTCGCGAAGTGATTCTCTCCACGCGCAACCTCGCGATGCAAAACGAAACCGAAGCGTTGCTCTTTTCCGCCGCGCGCGCACAAATTGTTGCGGAACTCATTCGTCCCGCGCTTGCCGCCGGCAAGATCGTCGTGTGCGACCGCTACGCGGATTCGACGCTGGCATATCAAGGGTACGGGCTGGGTCTTGACCTCGACGCGTTGCGCGCGATCACGCGGTTCGCCACCGGTGGACTCGTGCCCGATCGCACATTTTACGTAGACGTGCCGGTCGAAGTGGGCTTGGAGCGGCGGCATCGCGGCGAAACGAATCGGCTCGACCACAAGGCGGTTGCGTATCACACGCGCGTGCGGGACGGGTTTCTTGCGCTCGTGAAAGCGGAACCGCAACGCTGGATCGTGGTGGACGGCACGCCGGGAATCGAAATCGTTCAACAAGAAATTCAACGCCACGCAAAACGCTCTTTCGATTTCGGGTTTTAG
- a CDS encoding zinc ribbon domain-containing protein → MPIYEYRCGDCRRRVSVFFRSFADTQQAPHCPNCNGEHLTRLVSRVATVKSEDARLEAMSDPSSFGDVDENDPKSVARFMRKMGDQMGGEDLGPEFTEMVDRLESGENPEEIEKSMPGLAGEGDPGMDFGG, encoded by the coding sequence ATGCCGATCTATGAATATCGTTGCGGCGATTGCCGTCGCCGCGTCAGCGTTTTCTTTCGTTCGTTCGCCGATACGCAGCAAGCGCCGCACTGCCCAAATTGCAATGGCGAGCATCTCACGCGTCTCGTCTCGCGCGTCGCCACCGTCAAGTCGGAGGATGCGCGGCTCGAAGCCATGTCCGATCCGTCCAGCTTTGGCGATGTGGATGAGAACGATCCAAAAAGTGTCGCGCGGTTTATGCGTAAGATGGGCGATCAAATGGGGGGAGAGGATTTAGGTCCCGAATTCACCGAGATGGTGGATCGGCTCGAGTCCGGCGAAAACCCGGAGGAAATCGAAAAGAGTATGCCCGGTCTTGCCGGCGAAGGCGACCCAGGAATGGATTTTGGAGGTTAG
- a CDS encoding FAD-dependent oxidoreductase yields the protein MKHLTTYGNNKRKSTQVLLQEVYAAMAEGETEFEIDASGQHNIGGPVWSLDGKPLKFLVTNPGQRVGSMGMPGTEIVVEGPAPADVGWLNAGATITVKGDGGDTTGHCAADGVIYIGGRAGTRTGSLMKHDPAYAEPQLWILKNTGSFPFEFMGGGIAVVCGYDSEQFDSVIGDRACIGMVGGAVFVRGAISKLPSNVKLIESLDDADWEFLRAGMPKFLRSIERNDLGDTLLVRHEWRKIIAKSYEELKQGKKRTSLGAFRANRWIQGGLFGDVVTDPGDVVPLVAMGDYRAYSPVWNNAVFAAPCEYACPSYIPTQDRINLLRKGKIKDALELVLQYNPFPGSVCGAACPNPCMASCTRQTIDFAVLAGPLGKYSMDLAAAPLAPHSGKRFAVIGSGVAGLSAAWQLALRGHTVAIFERDNVLGGKMMNAIPHNRLEKEIVQTEIRRILSLDVQVNLGAEITRDYFEEIRDLYDGVIIAIGAHKARMLPFAGNERAYTALDFLTSANAGRPVADVAGKSVVVVGAGDVGMDACTTAWRLGAASVIAVDIQQPASSSRERAEAMALGTEVLWPRTVAEFNDGQLFFKDGAPLNADVVVVAIGEVPDVGWVPENYARVKNSWLDADEYGRTRDPKVFAIGDVVKPGLLTQAIGMGRVAALALHAQVMGETFVLERKKQIPAERLNLIYFTPRVSQCPTDPLKEGDRCISCGTCRDCNICVTICGQNAITRHEHPNGAYEFRVTEELCIGCGFCAAACPSGIWTMVPNLLEETEKE from the coding sequence ATGAAACACTTGACCACATACGGTAACAATAAACGCAAATCAACCCAGGTTTTGCTCCAAGAAGTGTACGCCGCGATGGCGGAGGGCGAAACTGAATTCGAGATTGACGCGTCTGGTCAGCACAACATCGGTGGACCGGTGTGGAGTCTCGACGGCAAGCCGCTTAAATTTCTCGTAACGAATCCAGGTCAGCGCGTCGGCTCGATGGGTATGCCAGGGACGGAAATTGTCGTCGAAGGTCCGGCGCCGGCGGATGTCGGTTGGCTCAACGCCGGCGCGACGATCACGGTCAAAGGCGATGGCGGCGACACGACCGGGCACTGTGCGGCGGACGGTGTCATTTACATCGGCGGACGCGCGGGCACGCGCACCGGCTCGTTGATGAAACACGACCCGGCGTATGCCGAGCCGCAGTTGTGGATTCTCAAAAATACCGGCTCGTTTCCGTTCGAGTTTATGGGCGGCGGCATCGCCGTCGTGTGCGGATACGACTCGGAGCAATTCGATTCCGTCATCGGCGACCGCGCGTGCATCGGCATGGTCGGCGGCGCAGTGTTCGTGCGCGGCGCGATCAGCAAACTGCCGAGCAATGTCAAACTGATCGAATCGCTCGACGATGCGGACTGGGAATTTTTGCGCGCGGGCATGCCGAAATTTTTGCGCTCGATTGAGCGAAATGATTTGGGCGATACGTTGCTCGTGCGTCACGAGTGGCGCAAGATCATCGCGAAGAGTTATGAGGAACTCAAGCAAGGTAAAAAGCGCACATCGCTCGGCGCGTTCCGCGCGAATCGCTGGATTCAGGGTGGCTTGTTCGGCGATGTCGTCACCGATCCCGGCGACGTGGTGCCGCTTGTCGCGATGGGCGATTATCGCGCGTATTCGCCGGTGTGGAACAACGCGGTCTTTGCCGCGCCGTGCGAGTACGCCTGTCCAAGTTACATCCCGACCCAGGATCGCATCAACCTGCTTCGCAAAGGCAAAATCAAAGACGCGCTCGAACTCGTGTTGCAGTACAACCCCTTTCCTGGGTCGGTCTGCGGCGCGGCGTGTCCGAACCCGTGCATGGCGTCCTGCACGCGCCAGACGATTGACTTTGCCGTGCTCGCCGGTCCGCTCGGCAAGTACTCGATGGACTTGGCTGCCGCGCCGCTCGCGCCGCACAGCGGCAAACGTTTCGCGGTGATCGGCTCCGGTGTCGCCGGTCTATCGGCGGCGTGGCAACTCGCGTTGCGCGGGCACACCGTCGCAATTTTCGAACGCGATAACGTGCTCGGCGGCAAGATGATGAACGCGATCCCGCACAATCGGCTCGAAAAAGAAATCGTGCAAACCGAAATTCGCCGGATTCTGTCGCTCGATGTGCAAGTGAATCTCGGCGCGGAAATCACGCGCGATTATTTCGAAGAGATTCGCGATTTGTACGACGGCGTGATCATCGCGATTGGCGCGCACAAGGCGCGCATGTTGCCCTTCGCCGGCAACGAACGCGCGTACACTGCGCTCGATTTTCTGACGAGTGCGAATGCCGGTCGTCCAGTCGCGGATGTCGCCGGCAAATCGGTCGTCGTCGTCGGCGCGGGCGATGTGGGGATGGACGCGTGCACGACGGCGTGGCGGCTCGGCGCAGCGAGTGTGATCGCGGTGGACATTCAACAACCGGCGAGTTCCTCGCGCGAGCGCGCGGAGGCGATGGCGCTCGGCACCGAGGTGCTTTGGCCCCGCACGGTCGCCGAGTTCAACGACGGGCAGTTGTTCTTCAAGGATGGCGCGCCGCTCAACGCGGATGTTGTCGTCGTCGCGATCGGCGAAGTGCCGGACGTGGGTTGGGTGCCGGAAAATTACGCGCGCGTCAAAAATAGCTGGCTCGACGCGGACGAGTACGGTCGCACGCGCGATCCCAAAGTGTTCGCGATCGGCGACGTGGTGAAACCGGGGTTGTTGACGCAGGCGATTGGCATGGGACGCGTCGCCGCGCTCGCGCTGCACGCCCAAGTGATGGGCGAGACGTTTGTGCTCGAACGCAAAAAGCAAATTCCGGCGGAACGCTTGAACCTGATCTACTTTACACCGCGCGTGAGCCAGTGCCCGACCGATCCGCTCAAGGAAGGCGACCGCTGTATCTCGTGCGGCACCTGCCGCGATTGCAACATCTGCGTGACGATCTGCGGGCAGAACGCGATCACGCGGCACGAGCATCCGAACGGCGCGTACGAATTTCGCGTGACGGAAGAGTTGTGCATCGGTTGCGGGTTCTGCGCCGCCGCGTGTCCCAGCGGCATCTGGACGATGGTGCCGAATTTGTTGGAGGAGACGGAGAAGGAGTAA
- a CDS encoding cyclic-di-AMP receptor has product MKMVMAIVQNDDSGALANALRKKNFASTLISTTGGFLREGNATFMIGVEEARMDELLALIRDSCVTRTQFVNPMPPVMEPGELYLAQPVEVQVGGATVFVLGIERFEKF; this is encoded by the coding sequence ATGAAAATGGTCATGGCGATTGTGCAAAACGACGATTCCGGTGCGCTTGCCAACGCGTTACGCAAAAAGAATTTTGCTTCGACGCTGATCAGCACGACCGGCGGATTCTTGCGGGAAGGCAACGCGACTTTTATGATCGGCGTGGAAGAAGCGCGGATGGACGAACTGCTCGCGTTGATTCGCGATAGTTGTGTGACGCGCACCCAGTTCGTCAACCCGATGCCGCCGGTGATGGAGCCAGGCGAATTGTACCTGGCGCAACCGGTCGAGGTCCAAGTCGGCGGCGCGACCGTGTTCGTGCTGGGCATCGAACGATTCGAAAAATTTTGA
- a CDS encoding GNAT family N-acetyltransferase: protein MSTYFLFASRLGFREWRETDFDLALGLWGDYQVTRLIDARGQLDASQVRERLAKEIANAQQCGVQYWALFLLANDEHIGCCGLRPYDLARRIYEIGFHIRTRHWRCGYASEAARAVMAYAFERLGASALFAGHNPKNDESRDLLLKLGFRYTHDEFYPPTGLNHPSYLLTAEEFHRERDAKTE, encoded by the coding sequence GTGTCTACCTACTTTCTCTTCGCCTCCCGCCTCGGCTTCCGCGAATGGCGCGAAACCGACTTCGACCTCGCGCTTGGACTCTGGGGCGATTACCAAGTAACCAGGTTGATTGACGCGCGCGGTCAACTGGACGCATCCCAGGTGCGCGAGCGGCTCGCCAAAGAAATCGCGAACGCACAACAGTGCGGCGTGCAATACTGGGCGCTCTTTCTTTTGGCGAACGACGAACACATTGGCTGTTGCGGTCTACGACCGTACGATTTGGCGCGCCGCATCTACGAAATCGGCTTTCACATTCGCACGCGTCATTGGCGATGCGGGTACGCGTCCGAAGCCGCGCGCGCGGTGATGGCATACGCGTTCGAGCGGCTCGGCGCGTCGGCGCTCTTTGCCGGACACAATCCCAAGAATGACGAATCGCGCGACCTTTTGCTGAAACTTGGCTTTCGATACACGCACGACGAATTCTATCCGCCGACTGGCTTGAATCATCCCTCGTATTTACTGACCGCTGAAGAATTTCACCGCGAGCGGGATGCCAAGACGGAATAA